The Candidatus Phaeomarinobacter ectocarpi genome includes a region encoding these proteins:
- a CDS encoding RluA family pseudouridine synthase, giving the protein MTDPVASHKTADTPAHEDGTPPYRVEVLDAGDMHASELPLGASLIRVLVGEDAGGLRTDKLLADALPDLSRARVQALIAEGQVEAREAPCTEEGEQVVDETKTRLITNASSKAQPFTAYDVMHPAAKAAEPEPQDIPLTVLFEDDHLIVINKPAGMVVHPAAGNEDGTLVNALLHHCAGTLSGIGGVARPGIVHRLDKETSGVMVAAKTDQAHKALAAQFASHGADGALERAYWALVWGHPRRRKFTIDAPLGRHPNDRKKMAVVSEAVGRRAVTHLEVKKRFEPEGKPVAALVQCRLETGRTHQIRVHLTKEGIPVIGDPVYGRSHMTMANGLPEPAKSVAKAFSRQALHAYLLGFSHPKTAEKLIFEADLPPDMAKLLACLEAL; this is encoded by the coding sequence ATGACCGATCCTGTTGCCTCACATAAAACTGCCGATACGCCGGCACACGAAGATGGCACCCCGCCCTATCGCGTGGAAGTCCTCGACGCTGGCGATATGCATGCCAGTGAGTTGCCCTTGGGCGCAAGCCTTATCCGCGTGCTGGTTGGCGAAGATGCTGGCGGCCTGCGCACCGACAAATTGCTGGCAGACGCCCTGCCCGACCTGTCCCGCGCCCGCGTCCAGGCCCTCATCGCAGAAGGGCAGGTGGAAGCCCGTGAGGCTCCGTGTACGGAAGAAGGCGAGCAGGTCGTTGATGAAACAAAGACGCGGCTGATCACCAACGCGTCGTCAAAGGCGCAGCCCTTCACCGCCTATGACGTCATGCACCCGGCTGCAAAGGCGGCAGAACCTGAGCCCCAGGACATTCCCCTCACGGTGCTCTTTGAGGACGACCATCTGATTGTCATCAACAAGCCTGCCGGCATGGTCGTGCATCCCGCCGCAGGCAACGAAGACGGCACATTGGTCAATGCCCTCTTGCACCATTGTGCGGGCACTCTGTCAGGCATTGGCGGCGTCGCCCGGCCCGGCATTGTCCACCGGCTCGACAAGGAAACATCCGGCGTCATGGTTGCTGCAAAGACCGACCAGGCGCATAAGGCCCTTGCGGCGCAATTTGCCTCCCACGGCGCAGACGGTGCTCTGGAGCGTGCCTACTGGGCCCTTGTCTGGGGCCATCCACGCCGCCGCAAGTTCACCATCGATGCACCTTTGGGCCGCCACCCCAATGACCGCAAAAAGATGGCCGTGGTGTCTGAAGCGGTCGGGCGACGCGCGGTGACCCATCTGGAAGTCAAAAAGCGGTTTGAACCTGAAGGCAAACCCGTCGCCGCCCTGGTTCAATGCCGCCTTGAAACCGGCCGCACCCATCAGATCCGCGTGCACCTGACCAAAGAGGGCATTCCCGTCATCGGCGACCCGGTCTATGGCCGCAGTCACATGACAATGGCCAATGGGCTGCCCGAACCGGCAAAATCAGTGGCCAAGGCATTTTCCCGCCAGGCCCTGCACGCCTATCTGCTGGGGTTCTCCCACCCAAAAACCGCAGAAAAGCTCATTTTTGAGGCTGATTTGCCGCCGGATATGGCCAAACTCCTCGCTTGTTTAGAAGCGTTGTAA
- a CDS encoding sulfatase-like hydrolase/transferase: protein MHVRSTRKILVSLVAVAVSAGMSLTSSQAQTAQPAQTAPAAQPAQTAPAAQPTQPEQAAQPAGKPNFLVVMVDDMGWSDPGFLGSKIRTPHIDALAERGTFMSNFYVAPTCSPTRSMLMTGVSNHAAGVGTMHTLQAPNQLGLTEYGAQLHDGVVTIAEMLKANGYATMMSGKWHLAIDEDQRPHNRGFDRAFGLLEGASSHFADQRQIGVLETVTYLEDGKPIELPEDFYSSVGYTDKIIEYMDGAADTPFFAYLAYTAPHDPLQVPDEWLDRYKGVFDDGPAAEKEQRRQRLVELGLISPDSQLDAPLNFPSWLPSYKAPWAERSPEERAIDIRRMEIYAAMVELLDQQMGRVVARLEETGRLDNTYIIFLSDNGASVTTPIVYRGNTREWLHANYDQSPERMGQAGSFTTMGRDWANSSNTPFRLFKATVAEGGVRSPMIISGPGLERGVIRNSTGHVTDLAPTLYELAGITSKDHPLYDGKLQPRGQSILPILANDDGDESRAIVTELFGNRMVRQGNLKAVFLGPPVGSSEWEIFDIAADPSATANLADKFPEKLAEMVQAYEDFAATNNVVTPEPPLTLRPGVFFEGKCNWWCEARFAIAETLVNPSSRNTLFAVIGAALLLGGFMLIRSRRKKRAA from the coding sequence ATGCACGTTCGGTCAACAAGAAAAATACTGGTCTCACTTGTGGCGGTAGCCGTTTCTGCCGGTATGTCGCTGACATCTTCCCAGGCCCAGACAGCACAGCCGGCGCAGACGGCCCCGGCGGCACAGCCGGCGCAGACGGCCCCGGCGGCACAGCCGACCCAGCCGGAACAAGCGGCCCAACCGGCCGGGAAACCCAATTTTCTGGTCGTCATGGTCGATGACATGGGCTGGTCGGACCCCGGCTTCCTTGGCAGCAAAATCCGCACGCCACACATTGATGCCCTGGCCGAACGCGGCACGTTCATGTCCAACTTCTATGTGGCGCCCACCTGCTCACCGACCCGCTCCATGCTGATGACGGGCGTCAGCAATCACGCCGCCGGTGTTGGCACCATGCATACCCTGCAGGCGCCCAATCAGTTGGGCCTGACGGAATACGGTGCTCAGTTGCATGATGGCGTTGTCACCATCGCCGAAATGCTGAAGGCCAATGGGTACGCCACGATGATGAGTGGCAAATGGCACCTGGCAATCGATGAAGACCAGCGGCCACACAATCGTGGCTTTGATCGTGCCTTTGGCCTCTTGGAAGGCGCCTCCAGTCACTTCGCAGATCAACGCCAGATCGGTGTGCTCGAAACGGTCACCTACCTGGAAGACGGCAAACCGATCGAACTGCCCGAAGATTTCTATTCCAGCGTCGGCTACACCGACAAAATCATCGAGTACATGGATGGCGCGGCAGACACACCGTTCTTTGCCTATCTTGCCTACACAGCACCCCATGACCCTTTGCAGGTCCCGGATGAATGGCTTGATCGCTACAAGGGTGTTTTTGATGACGGCCCGGCTGCCGAAAAAGAGCAACGGCGGCAGCGTCTGGTGGAACTGGGCCTGATCAGTCCGGACAGCCAACTGGATGCCCCGCTCAATTTCCCAAGCTGGCTGCCATCCTACAAAGCGCCATGGGCTGAACGATCACCAGAAGAACGTGCCATCGACATCCGCCGTATGGAAATCTACGCCGCCATGGTGGAACTGCTGGATCAGCAAATGGGCAGAGTGGTTGCACGACTGGAAGAGACCGGCCGCCTCGACAACACCTACATCATTTTCCTGTCTGACAATGGTGCGTCCGTCACCACGCCGATTGTCTATCGGGGCAACACGCGCGAGTGGCTGCATGCCAATTACGACCAGAGCCCGGAGCGCATGGGACAGGCCGGGTCCTTCACAACCATGGGCCGGGACTGGGCCAACAGCAGCAACACGCCTTTCCGGCTGTTCAAGGCAACTGTGGCCGAAGGGGGCGTCAGATCCCCGATGATCATTTCCGGCCCGGGCCTTGAGCGCGGGGTGATCCGCAACAGCACCGGGCATGTGACAGACCTGGCACCCACGCTCTACGAACTGGCGGGCATAACGTCCAAGGACCACCCGCTCTATGACGGCAAGCTCCAGCCGCGCGGCCAGTCCATTCTGCCCATTCTGGCGAATGACGACGGCGACGAAAGCCGGGCCATCGTCACAGAGCTGTTCGGCAACCGCATGGTCCGGCAAGGCAACTTAAAAGCCGTTTTTCTGGGCCCGCCGGTTGGAAGCAGCGAATGGGAAATATTCGACATTGCAGCCGATCCCAGCGCGACCGCCAACCTGGCCGACAAGTTTCCCGAGAAACTGGCTGAAATGGTGCAGGCCTACGAAGATTTTGCCGCCACCAACAATGTGGTGACGCCTGAGCCTCCGCTGACGCTGCGCCCTGGGGTTTTCTTTGAAGGCAAGTGCAACTGGTGGTGCGAGGCGAGATTCGCGATCGCGGAAACCTTGGTCAACCCGTCAAGCCGCAACACGCTTTTCGCCGTGATCGGGGCTGCGCTGTTGCTTGGCGGGTTTATGCTTATCCGCAGCAGGCGCAAGAAGCGCGCAGCGTAA